The following proteins are co-located in the Hemitrygon akajei chromosome 25, sHemAka1.3, whole genome shotgun sequence genome:
- the LOC140716574 gene encoding uncharacterized protein, protein MSARGIHQGYLKKYGGFVFKQWKEKFFFLSLGGSLVICRDHDSLPEMEVPLATSCHAILKGSQISDLPRLPMGAERDCCLALVLSEGKLLLLLAADSEDSSRWLKMLNKVKECFSPSVPKCMIHVDKQRSMSFREKEHVAGEKSCQHHEGKPNRSKVRWSADCLRHGAQSHKVVGAACLLVGGAAVGPTLGYSVTSSAAQPSTTASPDFKDLGIHSSDGCQEADCGSYSTFECEAMDQDFDAFDFGGFAF, encoded by the exons GTGGCTTTGTCTTCAAGCAATGGAAGGAGAAATTCTTCTTTCTGTCACTGGGGGGATCATTGGTCATCTGCCGTGATCATGACTCACTGCCTGAGATGGAAGTGCCGCTGGCTACCAGCTGCCATGCCATTCTAAAGGGCAGCCAGATCAGTGATTTGCCCCGGCTCCCAATGGGCGCAGAGAGGGACTGCTGCTTGGCTCTGGTCCTCTCTGAAGGCAAACTACTCCTCTTACTAGCAGCGGACAGTGAAGACTCCAG TCGATGGCTGAAAATGCTTAACAAGGTGAAAGAG TGCTTTTCACCCAGCGTACCCAAATGTATGATCCATGTTGATAAACAGCGCAGTATGTCCTTCAGAGAGAAGGAGCACGTGGCAGGAGAGAAGTCATGTCAGCACCATGAAG GCAAACCAAACAGGTCCAAAGTCCGTTGGTCAGCAGACTGCCTCCGCCATGGCGCTCAGTCCCACAAGGTGGTTGGGGCTGCCTGCCTTCTGGTGGGTGGGGCGGCAGTTGGCCCCACGCTCGGTTACTCGGTAACCTCATCAGCCGCTCAACCTTCCACCACTGCCTCACCAGATTTCAAGGACCTCGGTATCCACTCGTCCGATGGCTGCCAAGAGGCCGACTGTGGGAGCTACAGCACTTTTGAATGTGAAGCTATGGACCAGGACTTCGACGCCTTCGACTTTGGGGGGTTTGCGTTCTAG